A region of the Scatophagus argus isolate fScaArg1 chromosome 14, fScaArg1.pri, whole genome shotgun sequence genome:
aaagggCCACTGACAGgcttttccagagctttcaaaCACGTCTCCATCTTCACAAGCTAAACGAGACGGCACAAGtgtcttcatgtttttgtatgaattaaacagaaaacgAGGTGCTGGGCTGATGTGGACAGAGACAGGTTCACAGCTACTTCATAGATCAATTGAAATGTTATCAAATTGATTCCGGTCACATAGGAAATCCAGTGCGTTTGATCAGCCTCTCTGATCACACCTTTTTCCTCATAGAAGTATGAgtatcattttatttgaactgtTCATCAGATGCAACCGTTTACGTTTTTCTGTGTGACCTGTTAGTCATGTCACATTTCCGAGCCAGACGATGCGTGTGATAAGTATGTGTTCTGTTACCGTATCATCTCTGACTCTCAGACGTCTTCAACTCTCCAACGCAGATACATGCGTCAGCCTCTGCCTTTCTGACTCGTATGTATAATGTCGTCCGGCACCTACAAACGAAATTTTTCTTGCTAGAAGTCCAAACATCTTTCTGGATGTCACAGATATTGTTGCTTATCACACACCCTAAGAGATGGTGCTGCTAAATGAGTTGTGAACTCTGAGTCGGCTGTATTAGCTTCGGCGTGACACGAGTTTTTGTTCTGTGCAGGTCTTAAGTGCCTTTGAAGACGTCTCTTTGCAGAGTGTACTCAGCAGAGTCAAGGAAAAGCACAACTTGCAGACTGTGAAAAAGGTGggtgatgtttttttctgtcgGCTGCAAAAGCTTCATGAATGGACTCTGTGAATCGCTCAAGGtctcctctcttgttttttcAGAAACTGTTCAGAAATGCTTTGTTTGGAAACTTGTTTGGCGTCCTCGCCCTTCATCAGTCCAACCGCCTCTCTAAAGTAAGTAGTCTGACCACGAGTCGTTATTCTCCAAGGATGAAAACGCGTTTCTGACGCTAATGTTAGCTTTCAGCAGTCTGAGAACCCCCCGTATTCCTCTGTTCATATGCTGTGAACTGTCACGTATCTATAATCGTGGATAAAGGTCCAAGTTTAGCCATACACACAACTACCAGgatcagaaacacaaagtgcttaaaaaacaaagtttggaTGATACCCACTTGATTGGTTTAACTCAGAACGTTGACGCCTCATATTAGCATATCAGCTGGATGTACGTAGTGATGATGATCATACAGCAGGAGTAAAGATCCTTCGCCTGTGGATCTGAATTATTTATTCCAAATACACTCCTTTGTACAGTGGTGCTCTAACATGTGTGAAGGTggtcgctgtgtgtgtgtgtgtgtgtgtgtgtgtgtgagtgtgtgtgtgtgtgagagagagaaggagctgcATGGTGTTCAGGTCTCTGAGCTCTGCTGTGTGATTACACAGGAACCACAGGTGGTGTTGGGATGTgtgcagctcctccagagcctCAGCCAGCACAGACAACACGTGAAGGACCTGCCCACGAAGACCATGATGGACATCCTCAATGAGGTGACCACTGCGGCTCAGctgtataaatacataaacacatatgtGATGCACAaggttttttttactttatcctTTACTTAAATCCTGAATTTCAAAGCATCcttaattatttttctaaaatgaCTGTATATGTTCTGTCCATCAGATCCCAGAGGAAGTGTTTGAGGAGGTCCTACTTAGTGCCCTGCAAACTGACCTGGAATCAGCCTTCAGGACTCCGGAgcagctccagctgctgctggtggctcTGCAGCGCTTTCCACAAACCCTCAAGCCCAAGAAACTCAAGAAGTTGCTGGGCTCCTCGACCATCATCAACGCTGACAACATCCCAAAGTAAGAACACTGTGATTGGCTtgatctttattattattattatattttttagtGAGGGGGGGGGTATGTTCAGTACAGtttatttattgtacattttgCTCACCTACATGTCATCTATGCCAGTTTTCCTCACTCCATCTGTTActtaactgctgctgtgtggaaaaCCTAAGGCACATGTGATGTCGTCCGGCAGGTTGACGGAGGTGCTGAAGATGGCGGCCCGCTCGGTGAAGAAGGAGCGTGTCCTCCCAGCCGTGGCCCTGGACCTCCTGAAGCTCTCCCTGAAGGAAGACAGCTTCCAGCTCTTCTGGAGTAACGCCATCATCAACGGCATGTTCAAGGAGCAGCCTGGGCCAGAACAGTGAGTCCTCACAGCGTGGGACTGCAGCGACACATTGAAGCTAACACCCACAGCCGAGGGCTTTGCTGTTGATGTTGTGGCTGGGGTGTTTGTCTGCCTCGGTTGCAGAGGGAACCTGCAGCCTGTTGCTCCACCTGTAAACAAGCTAAATTCTTAACTTCATCAGGCTGCTCAACAAGTTGTTTATTTTGGCAAtttgtgaaagaaaatcaatttttaGCCATTGTAGCAAGAGATGTTCATGTGATTATTAATCATAAGTGTAGTTATGTGTTTTGTATCCAAATATTAGACAAGAGGGAgaatttaaattaatgtttttctttcaattcatCACACATGTGTATATTATAAATCATTATCCAGTCCTGATTCCAGTAAACTGCATTTTGCTGACGTGCTTccctgctgttttcctgtttgtgtccagtTATATGAGCTTCCGTCTGCTGGGCAGTGCCCTGCCTCTCCTGTCTGCAGCCCAGCTGAAGGACGTCTTGTCCGGAGAGGTGATGATGCGTTATGGCGAACACGTGGTGTCTGCTCAGGTCAGTGGCCTCATATAGCCGGCTGTAAATGTAAAGTTACGATCCTCTCTGGATAACAGGTCAAAGTGGGGTTTTTTGATAGCAGATAGAGCCGAAAgttaaatttgctttttaaattctcCTGCAGTGACATCGGCTGCAGAGAGACCAGGATTTTATTACGGACCAGcttttatttctaatttctcGTCTTCCACTGTTTATGAAGACTAAAATCGTCCTCCACGTTCACCTGTTGTCTTGATAAATTCAGTGGAAAGTCCATTTCCACCGCTCCACTTCTGTCAGTAAGGCTTTGGTTCGTCGCCTCTGCAGTTGTAAATGTCAGTGGGTTGTTGAAAGAACTGAATTTGGTCCAGATGCTCTGCAGCTCCTTTCAGATGGTCACAAGTTCACCAGCCCAGTGGAGATGCCTCACGGTgcatgacagagaaagaaaaatcaaatgtcTTCACCAAGAGATAATTTCTACACCTGCAGACTCTTGCAGGGACTGACTGTGTACCTGTTTAagcacattaacattaacacattaactGACCAATCTCATGCACAATTTTTCTCTCCCAGAAACCGGACCGCTTCAAGCTGGCCCCAGAGATGGACGCCTGCGTGTCAGACTTCTTGCAGGGCTGCCAGGACCCCGACAAGCAGCTGGCGGTGATGGTGGGCTTCTCCTCGCTGACCAACCAGGGCTACCCTGTGGTGCCGTCTGTGTGGAGGGTGGTGCAGCACCTCCAGCCTGCAGCTCTGCGGCAGTACGTGGACTGGCTGAAGAAGATGTTCCTGCACCCTCAGCTGGACAAGCTGCTGGACTTCAGGACACGCAAACAGAAGGACAATCAGGAGGAACAGCAACAGTGAGTTTATATACGTGCTGTATGCTTAAGTTCTGTCTCTGAGAATCGCTGCTCTGATCCTGTCTGCTCTGGTGACCTGGAACAGGAAGTCGCAGGGACAGAAACTGGATAAATGTAAGTGATGATTGTCTTTCCTCAGGAAGGAGAACCAGCTGAGGAAGTGGATTGTTGCTCGCCTCTCCTCAATCGTTGACAACCACCAGGTGAAGAGGCAGGAGGATCTCATCATGGATGTGGCCAGGTGAGACCTGCCTGTAACGAAGCAGAAGTCACGGAGGTGACATGTGATGGAAAGGAGTCCATCAGCTGgtgctgtgttgtttctgtttcaggttTGTCTTTTTCCACGCTTTCTTCACTGCCAAGAAGGCCTCAGCTGACATCCCAGAGACGGAGACGAAGCTTTCTGTACCGCTGGATGACAAAACACGAGGAGTGCTTGTCAATTCTTTCTTTGGGTGAGGAATGAAATGTTGTCTGTTCTGAGACGGCTTCCTCCTAAGCATCAGCCACTGATCACGTTCAGTGTAGTTAATTCCTTCcttaaaaataacagaaaacgGGGACAAGTTTGGATGTGACATCCATCTTATTGCTTATTCCAAATAAACTAACGGGATAAAACCACCAGAGCTCGTTTAAACTGAACCAAAGAGTTTAGCTGTGAGAATCACCCCAACATGTGCTGTAACTGAGGCCCCAGATTTCAGTCTGAATGTCTCTCTGTCGGTCTGCCTGTCCTCGCTCCAGACTCCTCCTGTCCATGCACCACCTGCCTGTGATTGAGGACTCAGCTGAAGGTGCGCCTGTCAACCAAAAGCGGGTGTTGGGCGTGACAGCAGATGGCACCATGTGGATCTACCACCTGGTCCAGTACGCACAGGTCCTGCTTAGCCAGCCAAAACACGTCCAGAGCAGCCAGCCCTTCAGCCCCGAGCAGAGACGGGCCTGGGACAGGTGGGACAGCAGAGTCGTCTCTGAGAGCAGCATCAGGACAACACGATTCAGCTTaattcttccttttcctctaaTGGTCACAGTTTTACAGACACTTTGATGGATGAAGTTGTTCAGGTTTATCAGTAAATCAGTTTATTACAAATCtgatcttgtttttgttgtcagtcATCCCAATATTATAATAACACTGAACTCATCAcagtcattttcacatttctgttattttgcagGTTAAACAAATACAGTGTAAAAAGTTTATCTGTTTAATGGATAAAAGAGAAACTAAGCGAGTTAGGAGCACGTTTGGTAACTCTGGCTCTTCATATGTGTTCTCACAGCATGCTGGAGTCCCTTTCAAACCTGAAGAAGAAAGCTAAGAAAGGACAAACTGCAGAGAACACTGCGTTCCAGCAGCTCTTCCTGTTGGTCGGCATGCACTTCTTCAAGGTACAGCATTAACCTGTCACCTCCAACCACAAAGCACCACCATCTGCTGACACAAAAACGTAAGGCTGCCCCGGCAACGAGCCGAGTGATTAACTCCGTCGTCAATGTGTCTTTCCTGAAGGCCCCCGAGGAGCTGCTGGACATCATGAAGGACCTGCAGAGCTGCATGGACAAAGCTCAGGAGAAGAaggccaagaagaagaagaagaaacaaggtGATCCTCGTTCGCAGTGACGGCACCTCATGTCACACCTTAAATGTGTGACAGATTAGTCGTCATGTCATGCTAGACGTGATTTTACACTTCAGAAGTGCTTTTGTGCAGACAGTATTGTATGGTCTCATTTCACTGTAATGTTTTACAgctgtgtttacagtttgttctGCTGGAACAAACGACGCCAGAACagtctgtgtgaaatgtgtgtgagtgtgcttttCCTTTGGTGCAGCCacggagcaggaggaggaggaggagcctgAGTGGGTGGAGGTGATGGTGGACATCCTGTTGTCCCTGCTGTCCCAGCCCAGCCGACACATCAGACTGGTCTGCAAGACGgtcttctcctccatctgccCCCACGTTACTGCGGCAGCCCTCACCGCCATCTTAGATGTAAGTCGTTCTCAGACAGTCTCAGCGCTGAGGTACGAGAGGATAACGTTAAGTCTGTAAACCTCCATGcttgtttctgtgctgcactGGAAGCTTTGAAAGTGTTTGTAATGATGGTGTTTTGGGCTGTGTGTAGGTCCTGGACCCAGAGAAGGATGACGAGGAGGACAGTGCTGTGGTTGTCACTGACGACAACAAAACCCAGAAGACACCAAATGAGGAagacgatgatgatgaggaaatGGAGGTCAGTTCTTCTCTTACTCATTCACAACAACATCTTATTGTCTTATTGATCCTGTCaagttcttttcttttatccTGAAATCATAAATTTGTGGTGGTCCTGCCAGGATGACGAGTCTGGTGGATCAGAcaatgaggatgatgatgatgatgatgatgatgatgatgaaaatgacagCAACGATGAAGCGATGGAACAGGACGAGGAcgaagatgaggatgaggagttGGGAGAGGAAGCTGTGGACCAAAACTTCCGTTTGGAGCTGATGAaggtcctgcagcagcagaacgCTCTGGTGGGTGTTCAGTGTCTCAGCTCGCCCTCGTGTGGCAGCCTGCTGTACTGCCACTGATATGCGTTAAATTAATGAGTATCACGAAGCTTGTGGATTCATTTGGTCGTCTGGCTCAAGCTGACAGGCTGTAAGGTTAACAGAAGCCTATGTGTCAGGTCCCGGTTCAGCAGCGACCGCAGTGTTTCCCTGTGTTAAAGTCCTCTGTCGTGTTGTACTCTGTTCAGGCCACAGAGGAGGATGGCAGCAGCGATGAAGATCTGGATGATGACGCCATGATGGAGCTCGATAAGAGCCTGGCTGCACTCTTCTCGgggcagaagaaaaagaaccaGGCCAAGAAGGACGAGAAGACAAAACTACAGAAAGAGAAGGCGCTGGTCCGCGACTTTAAGATCAAGGTACCTCATCCCCAGTCTGTTGTCTTGTATATGACTTGTTTTCCATCTCATCCAGagtcagagaagaagaactgaacaaaacaaatggaaaccGACAGCCTGACTCATCACATAGACGTTTCAGCTGTTGTCTTCACGCCCTCGTTTGGCTTTACGTTGTAGGTGTTGGACCTGGTTGAGGTGTTTGTGGCCCGACAGGCTGGCAGTCCTCTGGTGCTGGGCTTAGTGGAGCCTCTGCTCACCATCATCGACAGAGGAATGAGCTCCGACAGCAACCAGCAGGAGCAGGACTTCCTGCGCCGAGCTGCAGATATCTTCAGGTGACGCACTTtaactgtgatgtcatcactgtCTCCAgcctttgtctttcttttttatgatGTATTCCACTTGAAACTCTCCTTCCAGATTGTGACCGTCCGATGCTGGGAGGTTCTTAGCTCGGATTTGTTGTGTCTTACACACCTGAAGTTTTTACCGTTAAAAGCTGGTGTTCGGTCGCCCTGTTGTTTAGATTGTTATGATGACAATCCAAGTGGGGAAAAAGTAGTTCTTCAGCTTAAAAACAGCTTAAAACATGTACAGGGAAGTCTAATGTCCAACCAAAAGTCCAAATCCCAAAGACTCtttatttactgtcataaacgacaaagaaaagctgcaaaccCTCACATTTTGAACCAGAAGCTGTTTGGCatgttgtttgaaaaataactgGAATTGATTAATCCGAATAGCTGACAACTGATTGTTTAATCATCTAACGAACCAGTTGTGCCAGAACCTGCTCGGAGTCAATACTCATGTGGcctgtttgtgtgatttttcagGAATCAGCTGTGCAGGTCCAAAGTTTACTGCAAGACTGTTGGTGACAGACAGGGGGAGCTCCATGACCTGCTGGACAAGCTGATGACTAAAGCCCAGAGGCTGTCGGAGTCCTCAGTCAGCCTCTACTACTTCAGGTACTCACTGTTTGAGGACTAAACAGGATGCGGAACCCTCTCACACACCACagtgtttgtgattgtgtgacTAAAGAGGAGTTCATGTTGTGGGGACGCggacaaaaaaactgaatttcaattaaaacagcaaatggAGGCTGTGATTCACAACACGACTGACCCGATGTTGAAACTCTCCATGCGTCTACATGCACTCCAAAGTCTGTTTCCCAGGTTAAAAAATGATGCGAGTGTGTTGTGCCAGCCTTGTGGTTGAGTTGTGTTGTGCTGATGCTGAGCTGTCCTTGCAGTGCGTCTCTGTACGTGGTGAAAGTGCTGCGAGGAGCTTCGCCCGCCGAGTCCACAGAGGAGCAGAACGCCAGCAGAGCTGCAGCGAGCGACGTATGTTTGCACACTGATTCATGTGTCGCCTGTTCAGGCCAGTCAGAAGGGAGTGACGTGAGGAAATCAGCCGGTTAGCGGCGTAATGACGCAGTGTGTGAGCGTTTCTTCTCCTTTAAcaacaaatcacacacagtTCAGGCCAGGCTTTTCGTTTGGTTCAAGGTAGCAAGGTCAGTCAGTGGGCACATGCTGAAAAAATATTTCCGAGCGATTCTTATTGCATTTTTTAGCCTTCATGTCCTATGCAGATCTGCAGCAGACagattttctttcaatcttCCTAGGCCAAAcaattaatatatattttcttcttaATTTAGTCAGGGATGGGAGAAATTAGCTTTTTTCACAGCTAAGATTTCAGATTGTCAGTGAAGGTAATGTGTGAACAATACgaggaccctgaaactgaagcagctaaatgggATTCATCCGTTCATTTTTAGTATTCAGTGCATTTGCTTTAATACAACGACTTGTCTATTCTGATCCCTGATGTTGTGTTGTTTGGTctttcatggtgtgtgtgtgtgtgtgtgtgtttgcagctgagCTTCATGGGCTGCGTGGACGTTGATCGGGTCTCCACCATCTTCAGAGACGCTCTGAGCTCCTTCatgagcaggaggaagagcCCTCTGACCACTCAGATGTTCACAGACCTGTTCAGTAGGTTCCCGGTGAGTACAGCCGCACATCAGGTAACCGTGGAGACGACAGCCATGTCAAGCTAATGCAGCTTGTGTGTCATTTccaggttttgtgtgtgaacCTGTTGGACGCGGCAGTGCAGCACATCACGTCTGGGGTCAGAGTTCACCAGCAGGTAAAGAAACTCGAGCTCTGTAGTGTGCAGGAAGCTGAACAGGACGGTCGCAGCTCTGGACAAAAGCGTCGAACACGGACAGCACAGACGGGTCTCTGCTGTGGTCTGCAAACGTTACTGATGCAATCGAGCTGTGACTCTAAATCCGTTACGTTTCGTGGTAAAGAAGGAAACTAACAGTTTGGCTCAGCGTGTTTTTAATAGTATCTGGACCCAGAAGAATCAAATGAAAAGGCTTCAGGCACCCAGACGACACTCGTTAGCAGGATCACTTCActgctggttttggtctttttcgTGGGCTCTGAGGACAGTAAGAAAACATGTGCAGGATGTGTGCTTTCCCTTTGAAGAAGCCCTCTTTACAGCAAGAATTAACATCCAAATACCGATCCCATTCCCGGTCTTTTAAACAAGATCAAATGAAATAACGTTCACATAGTCAGAACGTTAGAAATGGCGTAACTCCCTCCTGTGACAGACGCGAGttgatgtttaaaaacaggCTTTATTCCTGTGAGAACTgagctgaacagaaacaaaggTGGAGCTAAATGTcgctttcctcctcctcttcctcctcctcttcctcttccttgtcTTCTTTCCTCTGATGTGTGAGTGTCTCTGTGCTTAATGACTCAACTGAGCTTGAGCTCATCTTGTGCTTCCTTTGCCA
Encoded here:
- the mybbp1a gene encoding myb-binding protein 1A-like protein; protein product: MVEVSVKAAEPIRSAGILQQNRVFLDFFWDLAKPDQEVRLKAIEDLIKYLKSNNKADELEYTFKRLVDGLAHTREAARPGFSLALGQVLSAFEDVSLQSVLSRVKEKHNLQTVKKKLFRNALFGNLFGVLALHQSNRLSKEPQVVLGCVQLLQSLSQHRQHVKDLPTKTMMDILNEIPEEVFEEVLLSALQTDLESAFRTPEQLQLLLVALQRFPQTLKPKKLKKLLGSSTIINADNIPKLTEVLKMAARSVKKERVLPAVALDLLKLSLKEDSFQLFWSNAIINGMFKEQPGPEHYMSFRLLGSALPLLSAAQLKDVLSGEVMMRYGEHVVSAQKPDRFKLAPEMDACVSDFLQGCQDPDKQLAVMVGFSSLTNQGYPVVPSVWRVVQHLQPAALRQYVDWLKKMFLHPQLDKLLDFRTRKQKDNQEEQQQKENQLRKWIVARLSSIVDNHQVKRQEDLIMDVARFVFFHAFFTAKKASADIPETETKLSVPLDDKTRGVLVNSFFGLLLSMHHLPVIEDSAEGAPVNQKRVLGVTADGTMWIYHLVQYAQVLLSQPKHVQSSQPFSPEQRRAWDSMLESLSNLKKKAKKGQTAENTAFQQLFLLVGMHFFKAPEELLDIMKDLQSCMDKAQEKKAKKKKKKQATEQEEEEEPEWVEVMVDILLSLLSQPSRHIRLVCKTVFSSICPHVTAAALTAILDVLDPEKDDEEDSAVVVTDDNKTQKTPNEEDDDDEEMEDDESGGSDNEDDDDDDDDDDENDSNDEAMEQDEDEDEDEELGEEAVDQNFRLELMKVLQQQNALATEEDGSSDEDLDDDAMMELDKSLAALFSGQKKKNQAKKDEKTKLQKEKALVRDFKIKVLDLVEVFVARQAGSPLVLGLVEPLLTIIDRGMSSDSNQQEQDFLRRAADIFRNQLCRSKVYCKTVGDRQGELHDLLDKLMTKAQRLSESSVSLYYFSASLYVVKVLRGASPAESTEEQNASRAAASDLSFMGCVDVDRVSTIFRDALSSFMSRRKSPLTTQMFTDLFSRFPVLCVNLLDAAVQHITSGVRVHQQGQACVLVLRAMQSRDVQQLLSGAPWAELCVKVTSQLTASLQQVGQTESKVVKEKVVKTLELCQFLVKHVHQQKLPVDLEPLQRILQSLTSVITFKKTGQLEDTYWAVMKHFGVMKPKVEKPKPDKDAEQQQVSKKKKKGFLPDTKKRKKRKKPVLEPAGDNSTSADKPRADKGQTKKKPDKKTKQKRPADGASDSQPNPAKKSKTQSDSKPAKKKKKKPKQKKEGGGGKM